Proteins from a genomic interval of Medicago truncatula cultivar Jemalong A17 chromosome 3, MtrunA17r5.0-ANR, whole genome shotgun sequence:
- the LOC112420164 gene encoding uncharacterized protein: MTPLCWYGSGESALLGPEIVQETTEKVKMFQEKMKESQSKKKSYHYKRRKDIQFQVGDHVFFRVNHVTDVGRALKCRKLTPCFVGLFEIIALPSSLSNLHDVFHVSQLRKYVHSPSHMIQLDELEVRDNLTIETWLVKIEDREVKHLRGKKMY; this comes from the coding sequence ATGACACCATTGTGTTGGTATGGGTCAGGGGAGAGTGCTCTGTTAGGACCAGAAATTGTGCAAGagactacggaaaaggttaagatgttTCAGGAAAAGATGAAAGAGTCTCAAAGTAAGAAGAAGAGTTATCATTATAAGAGGAGAAAAGATATtcagtttcaagttggtgatcatgtattttttAGAGTGAATCATGTAACCgatgttggacgtgctttgaagtgtcgAAAGTTGACACCTTGTTTTGTTGGACTGTTTGAGATTATTGCGTTACCGTCGTCGTTGTCTAAtcttcatgatgtgtttcatgtatctcagttgaggaagtatgtgcacaGCCCGTCTCATATGATTCAATTGGATGAATTGGAAGTAAGGGATAATTTGACTATTGAAACTTGGCTAGTTAAGATTGAAGATCGGGAAGTTAAGCACTTAAGAGGAAAAAAGATGTATTGA
- the LOC11445318 gene encoding syntaxin-52: MASSSDSWLKEYNEAMKLADDISGMISEHNSFPSSGPETQRHASAIRRKITILGTRLDSLQSLLSKLPVKSEKEMNRRKDNLANLRSKVNQMASTLNMSNFANRDSLLGPEIKPDAMSRTVGLDNNGLVGLQRQVMKEQDEGLEKLEETVLSTKHIALAVNEELTLHTRLIDDLDEHVDVTDSRLRRVQKNLAILNKRTKGGCSCMCMLLAVIGIVGLVLVIWLLVKYL, from the exons ATGGCATCTTCTTCAGACTCATGGTTGAAGGAATATAATGAAGCAATGAAACTTGCTGATGATATCAGTGGCATGATTTCTGAACATAATTCATTTCCTTCATCTGGACCAGAAACACAACGTCATGCGTCTGCTATAAGAAGGAAAATCACAATATTGGGGACCCGACTAGATAGCTTGCAATCCCTTTTGTCAAAGCTCCCTGTAAA GTCTGAGAAGGAGATGAATCGCCGCAAGGACAACCTTGCAAATTTGAGGTCAAAGGTTAACCAAATGGCTTCAACTTTGAACATGTCAAACTTTGCAAATAGGGATAGTTTGCTCGGGCCAGAAATTAAACCAGATGCAATGAGCAGAACTGTTGGCCTGGACAACAATGGACTTGTTGGTTTGCAACGACAAGTTATGAAAG AACAAGATGAGGGCCTTGAGAAATTGGAGGAGACTGTATTGAGTACAAAACATATTGCGTTGGCAGTGAATGAAGAGCTGACTCTACACACTAGACTCATT GATGACTTGGACGAACATGTAGATGTCACAGATTCTCGGCTGAGG AGAGTGCAGAAGAACTTGGCAATTTTAAACAAACGTACTAAGGGCGGTTGCTCATGCATGTGCATGCTATTAGCAGTGATTGGTATAGTGGGTTTGGTTCTTGTCATATGGCTTCTGGTCAAATATTTGTAG